A stretch of DNA from Pangasianodon hypophthalmus isolate fPanHyp1 chromosome 2, fPanHyp1.pri, whole genome shotgun sequence:
CTCCTCAATGCTAACGAAATTAAGCAGGGAGCTTTTGGGTGACTTCCTTTTCTTGcgctttttcttcttgttctgctTGTTCTCCTGGTTGGGTGACATCCACTCAGCACCTTGTTTCTTCCTCTGAGCTGCTTTAAACTGTGAAACATGACGGCAGCGGACCAGAACGGTAATGAATATCACCACGATTACCACCATAGCACCTGTGACAATGGCAATGATGGTTTTAAGATTGTCAACGTTCTGATATGTTTCGCTACTATCGCCGATATTCCTATCCAGAGGCGTCTCCATTGTGCGCCGGATGAGGTCATAGATAAAAGATGAATTTCCTACCGTGTCATTGATGTAAAGGAAAACAAGAACTAGTGTGTGCAGAGACTTTGGATAGCCAAGGTCGCTAATGTTGACCACCAGACGATGGAGGCCAATATCTGCAACTGTGGGTTTCTCCTCTAAAGTAATGTTTCCTGTAACAGGATCTATCCTGAAAAGTCCTCTGCCGTTACCACTAATGATGGTGTATTTTAATTCAGCATTCATTCCTGTATCTCCATCCACAGCAAAAACCTCAGCGACTACAGAGCCCGGAATGGCAGAAAGTGGTACCAGCTTGAAGGAAGTGTTTGATGGAGGGTAGATGACAATGGGTGGGTTGTCATTGACATCAATGACATTGATGGTCACTTTGGCAACCGATGAGCATGGAGGACGGCCACCATCGACAGCCCTTACATCGAAAGTATAAGAACTCTGCTGCTCTCTGTCGAAGGAAACATTAGATTTTATAACTCCGGAAAAGGGATCGAGGATAAAGTTCTCGTTATCATTGAGTATGGAGAGAGACACCTCTGCGTTTtcacctgcatctgcatctgtgaCTGTAATCACTCCTACAGTACTATACTTAGGCAGGTTCTCAGACACAAAAAACTGaaagtgattgtgtgtgaacTTGGGGCTGTTGTCATTTTCGTCTAAAATGGTAACTATCACAGCTGCCTGGCTCTGCAACGCCCGGGTACCATTATCTCTTGCTGTGACGGTGAAGAGAAACCTATCTTGATCTTCTCTGTCAAACACCCTTGAGGCCGTCAGCACCCCAGTTTTGCGGTCCAAATCGAAGAAAGAGGCATTGGGTCCTAGCTGATAGACAATTTCTGCATTCCTCCCACTGTCTTCATCTGTAGCACTAATAGTTGTGAGGAAAAGGTCACGCTGGTTATTTTCCATGACTGACAGTTCAATAACAGGCTGGCTAAAAATGGGTGGATTGTCATTCTCATCCTCTAGCTTCACTTTAACCAATGCTGTCTGGTTCAAACTAGGCTTTCCGGAGTCAGAAGCCacaattttgaaaatgtactCCTTGGTCCCCTCGTAATCCAACAGAGCTGAGGTTTCCAACAAGTACTGGTTGTCATAGACTGCTTTGAGGTGAAATGGCACATCCTTTTCAATAAAACAGATCACCTTGCCATTGACATCAGTGTCCTTATCAGAGACGGTGATAAGAGCTATTTTAGTGTTAATGGGGTCTTTTTCAGACAGCATTACGGTTCCATTAGTAGGACTGATAATGTATCTCAGGTCTATATTTGGAGCATTATCATTCACATCAGTCACATTGATCGTTACGGTTGCTCTTGCTGGACTGGAGCTTCCATCACTTGCTAAAACTGACAGCTTATGAATTGCAGTCTCTTCCCTATCGAGTGGCCTCTGTACTGTTATTAGTCCAGTTGTAGCATTTAGTGCAAAGAGTCTCCGTGTGGATGGAGATACTTGGGTACCAAACATGTATTTGATTTCTGCATTGGAGCCAATGTCTGCATCCGTAGCCTGCAGCTGTACAACAGAAGTCCCGACTGGAGAGCTTTCAGGAATGTGAACTTCTATCTGACTTTCTTTGAAAACTGGACGATTGTCATTGACATCAGTCACCGTCACCTGAAGAATGGCAGTGCTGGACTTCTGTGGATTCCCACCATCCTCCACTTTGATTTTCATCACATAGGTGTCTTTTTGCTCCCGGTCCAGATTCTGCTGGACGATCAGCTGTGGCCATTTTTCTCCTTCCTGTGTCTCGACAATATCCAAGCCAAAAGTGCTCTGTCCGTTCACAAGTTCATATTTGTGGACGCTGTTGGTTCCCATGTCAGGATCAGTAGCAGAGGGAATGGCAAAGCGGCTGTTGATGAGAGTGTTTTCAGGAATGGAAATGTTAATCACAGGGGAAGGAAACATCGGAGCGTTGTCATTGGTGTCCTTCACAATGATCTTGATTTTGATTAATCTGAAGTAGTCGTTTGGCAGGATAACCACTTCGATTTCAAATGAGCACTCAGTATCCTCGAAGGACGGGCCAGGACAGAGTTTTTCACGGTCAATACGGTTCGAGGTGGTAAAAATCTCTCCTGTGTTGCTCATTACTCTCAGTAATGGGTTGTCCCCGGCTTTCGAGACCAGACGGTAAACCAGATTGTTGCTGGCAGCGTTCATATGGGAGATGTTCAAATCCTTTGGTATATTTCCAATAAGTACGTTCTCTTGCAGCTCCTCGCGGATTGAGTAAATTAGCTCTTGGGCGATGGCTGGATCCAGCCACAGGCAAGCAACAAAGGTTGCCAATAGGTAAAAATCCTTTAAATCCATGACAGCACTTCAAATGTCTTTCCTCGGCTTTATTTCAAACAGTTATCCTCATTGCAAGGTGGTCAGAGCCATGCGTTCAGGGAAACCGTGTCTTTTTCGATAAGGAGCAGTCGAGCATGAtcctaaaaataaacattacaataCAGGTTTGATAAATTAACTCTATAATAGGAAGCTACATCAACTAATTTGCTGTATTCATTTTGTAGTGCATATATGTATTATGTACACTGTATGTACTGATTCAATAATTTTAACAGTTCAGTGATAAGAAGactttctaagaaaaaaaaaagcaggggaAACGACTCTCTCTGGGAATTAATTACTCCTAATCAGCATGAATATCTCTATCATGAAAGCAATCCGCTGTATTATcctcttatatttggtttacagGCGATGACACTGAGTAAGACAATTCATCTTTCACTGGCTTCGTCTTTCAAGGACCTTTCTCAGAATTTGCAGCAAACGTCTGTAAACATGCGAGGGCTAATACTTCTGTCACCAGTCatgcattattaaaacaaaacaaaacaaaacatcaatGCATTGCAAAACACGCAATACGTAAGCATGGAGATTAAAGTCATGCCTTACCCTTGTATatgcgtgcgcgcgcgtgtgcgtgtgtgtgtgtgtgttagtgactCTTGAGGTCGTGCATAGTGACTGATAAAATCCTCTTGATACGCATGAGCTCCGACATTAAAGCCCTCCTGTGCTAGTTATGAACAGCAGGTCCGGAAACTGTTcgcccaaaaacaaaaaattaaaaatggaaaaaaaaaaaattaagggaaAAAATCCATGCATAAGGTTGAAGCAGGAGATACGTTCATATTCAGAAGCACCTGTTTTGCACAGACGCGCAGACACATCCCATATTTTATCCCAGCACGAGAGAGTCAAGTTCAACGATGCATAAATGCATTAGCTCCCAGGTTTCTTattgactttattattattttttttttagcgtgaaaaaaataataaagaaataaagctaATCCAGGATTGCCGTCCGCGGCAGCGCGTGCGGCTGTGCGCTTCTGTGAGTGCAGGGAGACAGACACAGCTCCTCTCTCCTGCACAGGACTGGCATTTCTGCCTCTAAACTTAGAGTTATGCTCTATCGAAGGCGTGGTTTAACACACAAGCCACGCCCCGGATCATTCCATTGGCGCGCGGATGCACGCAGAAGCCAAGTTAgttgctgattggctggaatCCGTGTCACTACAGACAGAAGgatgaaacagagacagagatgctGCAAGGATGCAGCACTAAAACTCACAGAGCTCGCGCTTCATTCATTATACATTCATTATACACGTCTCAGTCTTTGCACTAAATAAATACGTATTTTATACAGAATgaaattgtttggatttgtgcAAATAATAGAAGAATATGCATATAAAAAAGAACAGGCATTTGTTGATCTGGTGcatgaataaaacatattaaactcGTGCTTTAATATCTTCCAGGATTAAACACACAGTCTAtttcacacagagagaaatgaaatgcagagtagtgtgtgtgtatgtgtgtgtgtgtgtgcttgttgcTGTAGCAGATGTGTGGATGATTCACCGGTCAACAGCGTCCCCTACAGGAGGAAATGTCCTGTCTCTGCGTCTCTGTGCTTCCTCTGTGTCCGCGCGCTCGTCCACACAAATACAAGCACGTGCCAAGGTTTATTCTAAGGCGCTTGCTTCATCTTCACTAAATGTGTAATGATGAGCAGAATCAACTGAGACACACACTTAAATGTGCAAAACAAGGTGTTAGTGATGGGCTATTAGTGggacctctctgtctctgtaacacactctaacTGGAGTGTTATCATGGAGGGAGAAAGGTGCCACTGCAATCTGAGTTTCAACTGTACAAAGCTGAATTTGTATgcctttatttcagtttataaaTGACGTTTTTTGTAGTTGAATTCAAGCTGAAATAGTTTTTCCTGGCTCGAGTGTGTGGTAGAGTTGAACAGGGGTGGGGAAATTCTTGAGTAATCGTCCTTCGTTACTATGCTTGGTTATTATTTTGGCAAATTTATACTTTACATGAGTATTACAGAACTTGAATACTTACTCAATTAATTCCAATTCCAAGTAAAAATcttactttttactccttacatttttatatagGTCTTCAAAGTGcttgttacaaatctcaaagatGTCTTCTTGTCTTATCCAGCCATTGACTGTATGCTAGCAGATGAACAAGTCCTGATGCATTTTACgtacatttcagtttagcatctaatcaAGTTCATCAAAGTAGAAAAATCTTTGTGCCAATTTGTCATATGTTACGCAATGCAGTTAACGCTACAGATATCCGTGTGCTTTTGCATATGGATAAGCCACTGGACTGCAGTGTGGAGCTTGAGGGTGAGCgtccctggccctacctcactaaaatatttcaatatgttggagtaagcaaagactccTATAAATATAGTCAgttaactggctatatttaacaaAGTTAGcttgttttcaggcaaaacagCGTAGAAGCTTGAAAACGAAAATCAACTTATcacagttttagataagtaatagttacttttcacatgaagaCATAACATTAATTTCatagtccaaaaaaaaatactatataatatatatataatatatatattattcaaaTTTTCAAAACACTACATCCAGTGactcaggacaaacaaaggaGCACAGATTtgtcaaatgccataaatgaaGATTTGATTGCCACCATTTCAGCCAATAAGCCAAGGATGTAGTGTTTTGAAAATAAAGGCATGTACATTCTCATTTGTAAATCATATTCACATTTGtgaatttaacaaaaataataaactcctTAGTGCAGGGGTATTCAATTAAATTTCTTAAATTCTGGTTACATATAATTCATTGTTTACAAAGATCTGGACACACCCTTGGTTGTACAATCTAAACACATGCTTCTTTGTCCAATTGTATTTAAACATTGTTTGCATT
This window harbors:
- the LOC113538330 gene encoding protocadherin-9, with the protein product MDLKDFYLLATFVACLWLDPAIAQELIYSIREELQENVLIGNIPKDLNISHMNAASNNLVYRLVSKAGDNPLLRVMSNTGEIFTTSNRIDREKLCPGPSFEDTECSFEIEVVILPNDYFRLIKIKIIVKDTNDNAPMFPSPVINISIPENTLINSRFAIPSATDPDMGTNSVHKYELVNGQSTFGLDIVETQEGEKWPQLIVQQNLDREQKDTYVMKIKVEDGGNPQKSSTAILQVTVTDVNDNRPVFKESQIEVHIPESSPVGTSVVQLQATDADIGSNAEIKYMFGTQVSPSTRRLFALNATTGLITVQRPLDREETAIHKLSVLASDGSSSPARATVTINVTDVNDNAPNIDLRYIISPTNGTVMLSEKDPINTKIALITVSDKDTDVNGKVICFIEKDVPFHLKAVYDNQYLLETSALLDYEGTKEYIFKIVASDSGKPSLNQTALVKVKLEDENDNPPIFSQPVIELSVMENNQRDLFLTTISATDEDSGRNAEIVYQLGPNASFFDLDRKTGVLTASRVFDREDQDRFLFTVTARDNGTRALQSQAAVIVTILDENDNSPKFTHNHFQFFVSENLPKYSTVGVITVTDADAGENAEVSLSILNDNENFILDPFSGVIKSNVSFDREQQSSYTFDVRAVDGGRPPCSSVAKVTINVIDVNDNPPIVIYPPSNTSFKLVPLSAIPGSVVAEVFAVDGDTGMNAELKYTIISGNGRGLFRIDPVTGNITLEEKPTVADIGLHRLVVNISDLGYPKSLHTLVLVFLYINDTVGNSSFIYDLIRRTMETPLDRNIGDSSETYQNVDNLKTIIAIVTGAMVVIVVIFITVLVRCRHVSQFKAAQRKKQGAEWMSPNQENKQNKKKKRKKRKSPKSSLLNFVSIEENKPDDPAHEPINGTISIPAELEEPGIGRFDWNTTPTTTFKPNSPDLARHYKSASPQSAFHVKADTPVSVKKHHVVQELPLDNTFVGGCDTLSKRSSTSSDHFSASECSSQGGFKTKGGTLHSRQGTLTRARTELNPDYLDLRSRTDLNPEYWTPCTPLSQRRVTFHLPDGSQESCSDSGLGEPESVGGGALLSKPLPLAQEEFYEQDKRTEADGNSDPNSDGLLGPRGLMEATEMCTQECLVLGHSDNCWMPPKSPASSYGGGQNEWTKDKLLNGHTLNRGWKSSHEHFGDRKSFSVGGVGVSGHITDIPLASLKSYQASSGTENPKEQQL